One genomic segment of Impatiens glandulifera chromosome 6, dImpGla2.1, whole genome shotgun sequence includes these proteins:
- the LOC124943281 gene encoding 2-oxoglutarate-dependent dioxygenase AOP3-like, with translation MPNTETAAPKLPIIDLRGLIFGTSSWISTCKEIRSALEEHGCFVALSDIVSDDLEVDVLNCLKDLFSLPSEIKSKNISDKPIHGYFGRRPLSPLLESLAIENPNYLQSVQDFAALMWPQGNHPFCETIHKYGNATNGLVQMVTRMLFHSYGIEKKQFEAHIESMNTLLRVLEYIPPKSCEAEVGSSAHTDKSFLTVLHQCQTSGLEVETKTGGLLSVDFPPSSFLIIAGEACQGWSNGRVHPAVHGVKMEPTVDQMRYSMALFVYGKGTIEVAKELIDDDHPMLFKPFNNYELLRFFTKDPIKRKIKNIEEFCGV, from the exons ATGCCAAATACTGAGACAGCAGCACCAAAGCTTCCCATCATTGACCTACGAGGCTTGATCTTTGGAACAAGCTCGTGGATTTCAACATGCAAAGAAATCAGAAGTGCCCTAGAAGAACACGGTTGTTTCGTGGCGCTTTCGGACATTGTGTCAGATGATCTTGAAGTTGATGTTCTTAACTGTCTTAAGGATCTGTTTAGCTTGCCATCGGAGATCAAATCCAAGAATATCTCCGACAAGCCTATACATGGTTACTTCGGACGGAGACCTTTATCTCCTCTATTGGAGAGCCTGGCAATTGAAAACCCCAATTATCTTCAATCGGTTCAAGATTTTGCTGCTCTAATGTGGCCCCAAGGAAATCATCCCTTCTG TGAGACTATTCATAAATATGGAAATGCAACCAATGGGCTAGTACAAATGGTGACAAGAATGCTGTTCCATAGTTACGGCATAGAGAAGAAACAATTTGAGGCACATATTGAATCAATGAACACCCTTCTTAGGGTGTTGGAATACATACCACCTAAGTCATGTGAAGCCGAAGTGGGCAGTTCCGCTCATACTGACAAGAGCTTTCTGACCGTTCTTCATCAGTGTCAAACAAGCGGTTTAGAGGTGGAAACAAAGACGGGGGGTTTGTTATCTGTCGATTTTCCTCCTTCATCTTTCTTAATCATAGCTGGAGAGGCTTGCCAG GGATGGAGTAACGGTAGGGTGCACCCGGCCGTGCATGGTGTGAAGATGGAGCCGACTGTAGATCAAATGAGATACAGTATGGCGTTATTTGTTTACGGTAAAGGGACAATTGAAGTGGCTAAGGAGCTGATTGATGATGATCATCCCATGTTGTTTAAGCCATTTAATAACTATGAATTGCTTAGGTTCTTTACTAAAGACCCAATAAAGCGCAAGATCAAAAACATTGAGGAATTCTGTGGTGTTTAA